In a single window of the Limnochorda sp. L945t genome:
- a CDS encoding UDP-N-acetylglucosamine--N-acetylmuramyl-(pentapeptide) pyrophosphoryl-undecaprenol N-acetylglucosamine transferase, whose translation MSVHVVIAAAGTGGHIYPGLAVAQELRALDPQAAVTFLTTRRGLGPVLLRRYGEAFHVVAGEPAPARLSPAAAVFAAALARGSVEAAWRLRTLGARVVLATGGYGCAPAVAGARMVRIPVVWQEQNALPGRATRLMARWARAVALGFEEARNRLPAPVQARAVVTGNPVRRELLTVGREEGIRRLGLEAGLRTVLVVGASQGARRFNFAVVEAAEELAHLEGAQVLVSTGQSQFDEVEAALSARYPGGRRDSGGWRLGRLRVVPYVDDMPAAVAAADLAVSRAGAISIAEYTARGVPLILVPYPYAAEGHQQLNARAVERAGAGVVVPDGALTGSRLVEVIRELLMSPERLRAMAQASRRLGRPGAAEEVARLVLQAAGA comes from the coding sequence GTGAGCGTGCACGTGGTCATCGCGGCAGCCGGCACCGGCGGGCACATCTACCCCGGGCTGGCGGTGGCGCAGGAGCTGCGGGCCCTCGACCCGCAGGCCGCCGTCACGTTCCTGACGACCCGCCGGGGCCTGGGACCGGTGCTCTTGCGGCGATACGGGGAGGCTTTCCACGTCGTGGCCGGCGAGCCGGCGCCCGCCAGGCTCTCCCCGGCGGCTGCCGTCTTCGCCGCGGCGTTGGCCCGGGGCTCCGTGGAAGCGGCGTGGCGGCTGCGGACCCTGGGCGCGCGGGTGGTGCTCGCGACGGGCGGCTACGGCTGCGCCCCGGCGGTGGCCGGCGCCCGGATGGTGCGGATCCCGGTCGTCTGGCAGGAGCAAAACGCTCTGCCGGGCCGGGCGACGCGGCTCATGGCCCGCTGGGCGCGAGCGGTGGCGCTGGGCTTCGAGGAGGCGAGGAACCGCCTGCCGGCGCCGGTGCAGGCCCGGGCCGTGGTCACCGGCAACCCGGTGCGGCGGGAACTGTTGACCGTGGGCCGGGAGGAGGGAATACGACGGCTGGGCCTCGAGGCGGGCCTGCGAACGGTGCTCGTGGTAGGGGCGAGCCAGGGAGCCCGGCGGTTCAACTTCGCCGTGGTGGAGGCCGCCGAGGAGCTGGCCCATCTCGAGGGAGCGCAGGTCCTGGTCTCGACCGGGCAAAGCCAGTTCGATGAGGTAGAGGCCGCCCTGTCGGCCCGGTACCCCGGAGGGAGGCGCGACAGCGGCGGCTGGCGGTTGGGGCGGCTTCGGGTCGTGCCGTACGTGGACGACATGCCGGCGGCGGTGGCGGCCGCCGACCTGGCGGTCTCCCGGGCCGGCGCCATCTCCATCGCGGAGTACACGGCGCGAGGCGTGCCCCTGATCCTGGTCCCGTACCCGTATGCGGCCGAAGGCCACCAGCAACTAAACGCCAGGGCCGTGGAGCGGGCGGGCGCGGGCGTGGTGGTGCCCGACGGCGCCCTCACGGGGAGCCGCCTGGTGGAGGTCATCCGGGAGCTCTTGATGAGCCCCGAGCGCTTGCGGGCCATGGCCCAGGCGAGCCGGCGGCTCGGCCGGCCCGGGGCAGCCGAGGAGGTGGCGAGGCTGGTGCTGCAGGCGGCCGGAGCTTAA
- the ftsW gene encoding putative lipid II flippase FtsW, producing the protein MSVIELRRRPGSPPGEMAASDVPHAQAPPDLVLIAALSVLMAIGLVMVLSASYTRGLAQFRDPYYFFKRQVVYAAMSWALALAMLRFDVQRLRPVAVPLMVFSYVLLAVVLVVGQEIGGSRRWISLPFVNLQPSELAKLAAINFTAWWAADRTGTMSSFVRGPLVPLLAVGVAFGLIMLEPDFGTGLVLLAVVVAVLFAGGMRYQQLVVLGLLALPAMLALIWIEPYRMARLLAFLDPWADPAGKGWSVIQSLLAVGSGGLFGLGLGQSRQKFAYLPEHHTDFIFAILSEELGWIGAATVVALFAVVAWRGYRIALGLQDRYEQLLAVGAVSLVVVQGLLNIGVVTGSLPVTGIPLPFISYGGSSLMASMTAMGVLLRLSRRSVL; encoded by the coding sequence GTGAGCGTCATCGAATTGCGGCGCCGACCGGGCAGCCCCCCGGGGGAGATGGCGGCGTCGGACGTGCCGCACGCGCAGGCGCCGCCCGACCTCGTGCTCATCGCCGCGCTGAGCGTGCTCATGGCCATCGGGCTGGTCATGGTGCTGAGCGCCAGCTATACCCGGGGCCTCGCGCAGTTTCGCGATCCCTACTACTTTTTCAAGCGCCAGGTCGTGTACGCGGCGATGTCGTGGGCCCTGGCGCTGGCCATGCTGCGCTTCGATGTGCAGCGCCTGCGGCCGGTGGCGGTGCCGCTCATGGTCTTCTCGTACGTGCTGTTGGCCGTGGTGCTGGTGGTCGGCCAGGAGATCGGCGGTTCGCGCCGGTGGATCTCCCTGCCTTTCGTCAATCTGCAGCCGTCGGAGCTCGCCAAGCTCGCGGCCATCAACTTCACGGCCTGGTGGGCGGCCGACCGTACGGGCACGATGAGCTCCTTCGTCCGGGGCCCGCTCGTGCCGCTCCTGGCGGTCGGCGTGGCCTTCGGCCTCATCATGCTGGAGCCCGACTTCGGCACGGGGCTGGTGCTCCTGGCGGTGGTGGTGGCGGTGCTGTTCGCCGGCGGCATGCGCTACCAGCAGCTCGTCGTCCTGGGCCTGCTGGCACTGCCGGCCATGCTCGCCCTCATCTGGATCGAGCCGTACCGGATGGCCCGGCTGCTGGCCTTCCTCGACCCGTGGGCCGACCCTGCCGGCAAGGGGTGGAGCGTCATCCAGTCGCTGCTCGCGGTCGGGTCGGGTGGGCTGTTCGGGCTCGGTCTCGGGCAAAGCCGCCAGAAGTTCGCCTACCTGCCGGAGCACCACACGGACTTCATCTTCGCCATCTTGAGCGAGGAGCTGGGCTGGATCGGCGCCGCCACGGTGGTGGCCCTCTTCGCCGTGGTCGCCTGGCGAGGCTATCGCATCGCCCTCGGGCTGCAGGATCGCTACGAGCAGCTGCTGGCGGTGGGCGCGGTCTCGCTCGTGGTCGTACAGGGGCTGCTCAACATCGGTGTGGTGACCGGCAGCTTGCCGGTCACCGGGATCCCCCTGCCGTTCATCTCGTACGGGGGCAGCTCCCTGATGGCCAGCATGACGGCCATGGGCGTGCTGCTGCGCCTTTCCCGGCGGAGCGTGTTGTGA
- the mraY gene encoding phospho-N-acetylmuramoyl-pentapeptide-transferase: MNPATLGQIIGASLFAMIATFLLMPGSIRILHRMKVGKAIRSEGPARHAAKAGTPTMGGAVVIVAAAAATLVFTPRVDRALVLVLFVVAFALLGSIDDMRALRLHRAMGLRAREKFAGQVLLAALLAVWTLRVAPEATRQGVPFAGTSWELAPWLFVLLSTLATTASANAVNLTDGLDGLAAGAIAIASAVYAGAAWMAGRPEVGIFAGAVGGACLGFMWYNGYPAQVFMGDTGSLALGAALAAMGTFTGTLLSLPIVGGLFVVETLSVMAQVAYFRLTGGRRLFRMSPFHHHLELEGWSEPQVVVRLWLWAALFGLVGLWAILSGSVGVTP, from the coding sequence GTGAACCCCGCGACCCTGGGCCAGATCATCGGCGCATCCCTGTTCGCCATGATCGCCACCTTCCTGCTCATGCCGGGCAGCATCCGCATCCTGCACCGCATGAAGGTCGGAAAGGCCATCCGGAGCGAGGGGCCGGCCCGGCACGCGGCCAAGGCGGGCACGCCGACCATGGGAGGCGCGGTGGTGATAGTGGCAGCCGCAGCGGCCACCCTGGTCTTCACCCCCCGCGTGGATCGGGCGCTGGTGCTCGTGCTGTTCGTCGTGGCCTTCGCCCTGCTCGGGAGCATCGACGATATGCGGGCACTGCGGCTGCATCGTGCGATGGGCCTGCGGGCCCGCGAGAAGTTCGCCGGCCAGGTGTTGCTGGCCGCCCTCCTGGCGGTGTGGACCCTGCGCGTCGCCCCGGAAGCCACCCGGCAAGGGGTGCCGTTTGCCGGGACGAGCTGGGAGCTCGCCCCGTGGCTCTTCGTGTTGCTGTCCACCCTGGCCACGACGGCCAGCGCCAACGCCGTCAACCTGACCGACGGCCTGGACGGGCTCGCCGCCGGCGCCATCGCCATCGCCTCGGCGGTCTACGCGGGCGCCGCCTGGATGGCCGGGCGGCCGGAGGTGGGCATCTTCGCCGGCGCCGTCGGAGGGGCCTGCCTGGGGTTCATGTGGTACAACGGGTACCCGGCCCAGGTGTTCATGGGCGACACGGGCAGCCTGGCGCTGGGAGCGGCGCTGGCCGCCATGGGGACGTTCACCGGGACGCTCCTCTCCTTGCCGATCGTGGGCGGGCTGTTCGTGGTGGAGACCCTGTCGGTCATGGCGCAGGTCGCCTACTTCCGGCTCACCGGCGGCCGCCGGCTTTTTCGCATGAGCCCGTTCCACCATCACCTGGAGCTCGAGGGGTGGAGCGAGCCGCAGGTGGTCGTGCGGCTGTGGCTGTGGGCCGCGCTGTTCGGGCTCGTCGGGCTGTGGGCCATCCTGTCCGGGAGCGTGGGGGTAACACCGTGA
- a CDS encoding UDP-N-acetylmuramoyl-tripeptide--D-alanyl-D-alanine ligase, whose protein sequence is MQELSVQAVAEGAGGRIVRGPAHGRLTGVSTDSRSVRPGDLFVALVGPRFDGHDFVGQAVERGAAAVLVSSRRAGALPPGEYAAVAVEETLEGLQRLAAWYRRRLAVRVVAVTGSVGKTTTKEMTAAILGRVGPTVRAPASFNNDVGVPLAILMASDETRYLVLEIAMRGLGQIRHLGRLALPSVGVVTNVGESHVGVLGSVEAIARAKAELVEVLEAGGAAVLNADDPRVVAMRARARSGVRVITFGTSGAADVRVQHVEGGGLLGTRFELAVRDGPTIPCHVPIPGRHLALDAAAAAAASLACGVDPAAVPAGLAEFAGASMRMETVPGPGDVLIINDAYNASPASMRAALETLERIAAERRSRAVAVLGDMLELGELAREAHRSVGEEAARRGVAVLVATGSMAAWTAEGARRAAGGGQVDVVVASDAGEAAARVTGIVRPGDTVLVKGSRAVGLERVVQALASAQDAAPGKEVP, encoded by the coding sequence GTGCAGGAGCTTAGCGTACAGGCCGTGGCCGAAGGAGCCGGCGGCAGGATCGTCCGGGGGCCCGCCCATGGCCGGTTGACGGGAGTGAGCACCGACTCGCGCAGCGTCCGGCCGGGCGATCTGTTCGTGGCCCTGGTGGGGCCGCGCTTCGACGGCCACGACTTCGTCGGGCAGGCGGTGGAGCGGGGAGCCGCCGCGGTGCTGGTCAGCAGCCGGCGGGCCGGCGCGCTCCCGCCGGGCGAGTACGCGGCCGTCGCCGTCGAGGAAACCCTGGAGGGTCTCCAGCGCCTCGCCGCGTGGTACCGCCGCCGGCTGGCGGTGCGGGTGGTGGCCGTGACCGGCAGCGTGGGCAAGACCACCACCAAGGAGATGACCGCGGCCATCCTCGGCCGGGTAGGCCCCACCGTGCGGGCGCCCGCCAGCTTCAACAACGACGTGGGCGTGCCCCTGGCGATCCTGATGGCAAGCGACGAGACCCGCTATCTGGTCCTGGAGATCGCCATGCGGGGGCTCGGCCAGATCCGCCACCTGGGCCGCCTGGCCCTGCCCTCGGTCGGGGTGGTCACCAACGTCGGGGAGTCCCATGTCGGCGTGCTGGGAAGCGTGGAGGCCATTGCCCGGGCCAAGGCGGAGCTGGTGGAGGTGCTCGAGGCCGGGGGAGCGGCCGTCCTCAACGCAGACGACCCGCGGGTCGTGGCGATGCGTGCCCGGGCTCGAAGCGGGGTGCGCGTGATCACCTTCGGGACCTCCGGCGCCGCGGACGTGCGGGTGCAGCACGTGGAAGGAGGCGGGCTCTTGGGCACCCGCTTCGAGCTCGCGGTGCGGGACGGGCCGACCATCCCGTGTCACGTGCCGATCCCGGGCCGACACCTGGCGCTGGACGCCGCGGCCGCCGCCGCTGCCTCGCTGGCGTGCGGCGTCGACCCGGCGGCCGTCCCGGCCGGACTCGCCGAGTTCGCGGGGGCGTCCATGCGCATGGAGACCGTGCCGGGGCCGGGCGACGTCCTCATCATCAACGACGCCTACAACGCCAGCCCCGCCTCCATGCGGGCGGCGCTCGAGACCCTGGAGCGGATCGCGGCGGAGCGGAGAAGCCGTGCCGTCGCCGTGTTGGGGGACATGCTCGAGCTGGGTGAGCTTGCCCGGGAGGCCCACCGATCCGTGGGAGAGGAGGCCGCTCGGCGGGGCGTCGCGGTGCTGGTGGCGACCGGCAGCATGGCGGCGTGGACGGCCGAAGGCGCCCGCCGGGCGGCCGGCGGCGGGCAGGTGGACGTCGTGGTGGCCTCGGATGCCGGCGAAGCAGCCGCCCGGGTAACGGGGATCGTCCGGCCGGGAGATACGGTGTTGGTCAAAGGCTCGCGAGCAGTCGGGCTCGAGCGCGTGGTGCAGGCGCTTGCCTCCGCTCAGGACGCTGCGCCCGGGAAGGAGGTCCCGTGA
- a CDS encoding UDP-N-acetylmuramoyl-L-alanyl-D-glutamate--2,6-diaminopimelate ligase has protein sequence MTVEELAACLAPLERPGRAWESPSKREALVRGVRYDSRGVVPGDVFVCIRGHQHDGHAFAGEAAGRGAVMIVTERPLQGGLEDQVPTVRVGDSRSALAVAAAAFFSHPDRALRLVGVTGTNGKTTTTFLTRAVLEAGGYRTGLVGTVLRVVGDEVLDADRTTPESSDMLELFSRMVQASSTHAVTEVSSHAVVLRRLAGIEYDVGIFTNLTQDHLDFHGTMEAYRDAKAAFFASLTPGTKGHKLAIVNGDDPSGEYMARESAAPVVRYGLDPRWDVTAEQVRLGGQGASFLVKSPWGQAEVRLKLSGRFNVYNALGALAAGLHEGVPLDRAVPGLERVEGVPGRFEAIREGQPFEVIVDYAHTPDGLENILKAARDHGPRQVWVVFGCGGDRDRGKRPIMGSIAARLAERVVITSDNPRSEEPESICREIERGVLEGRRSSEARLQAYEVIVDRRQAIEQALRGAAPGDMVVIAGKGHETYQVFRERVIHFDDREVVREVLRRMGYGEATEGKAERRAGA, from the coding sequence GTGACGGTAGAGGAATTGGCCGCTTGCCTTGCCCCTCTCGAGCGGCCGGGACGCGCATGGGAGTCCCCCTCCAAGAGAGAGGCGCTGGTGCGGGGCGTGCGCTACGATTCCAGGGGGGTGGTGCCGGGCGACGTTTTCGTCTGCATCCGTGGCCACCAGCACGACGGCCATGCGTTCGCAGGCGAGGCGGCCGGCAGGGGGGCCGTGATGATCGTGACCGAGCGACCCCTGCAGGGGGGCCTGGAAGACCAGGTGCCCACGGTGCGGGTCGGCGACAGCCGCTCGGCTCTGGCCGTCGCGGCCGCCGCCTTCTTCAGCCATCCCGACAGGGCGCTGCGGCTGGTGGGCGTGACGGGCACCAACGGGAAGACGACCACCACCTTCCTGACCAGAGCGGTGCTGGAGGCCGGCGGGTACCGTACGGGGCTGGTGGGGACCGTGCTGCGGGTCGTGGGCGACGAGGTGCTGGACGCCGATCGGACCACCCCCGAGTCGAGCGACATGCTCGAGCTCTTTTCCCGGATGGTCCAGGCGTCGAGCACGCACGCGGTGACGGAGGTATCGTCCCACGCCGTGGTGCTGCGGAGATTGGCCGGCATCGAGTACGACGTGGGCATCTTCACCAACCTGACGCAAGACCACCTGGACTTCCACGGTACCATGGAAGCCTACCGGGATGCCAAGGCCGCCTTCTTCGCCTCCCTCACGCCGGGAACCAAGGGTCACAAGCTCGCCATCGTCAACGGCGACGATCCGTCCGGCGAGTACATGGCCCGTGAGAGCGCTGCCCCGGTGGTGCGTTACGGGCTCGACCCCCGCTGGGACGTGACGGCCGAGCAGGTGCGGCTGGGCGGACAGGGTGCCTCCTTCCTGGTGAAGAGCCCGTGGGGGCAGGCAGAGGTACGGCTGAAGCTCTCCGGACGCTTCAACGTGTACAATGCGCTCGGGGCGCTGGCGGCGGGGCTCCACGAGGGTGTCCCGCTCGACCGGGCGGTGCCGGGGCTGGAGCGGGTGGAAGGGGTACCGGGGCGCTTCGAAGCGATCCGGGAGGGGCAGCCTTTCGAGGTGATCGTGGATTACGCCCACACGCCCGACGGCCTCGAAAACATCCTCAAGGCGGCCCGGGACCACGGCCCGCGGCAGGTCTGGGTAGTCTTCGGGTGCGGCGGCGACCGGGACCGCGGCAAGCGGCCCATCATGGGGAGCATTGCGGCACGCCTGGCCGAGCGGGTGGTCATCACCTCGGACAATCCCCGGAGCGAAGAGCCCGAGAGCATTTGCCGGGAGATCGAGCGAGGGGTGCTCGAGGGGCGCCGCTCGAGCGAAGCCCGGCTCCAGGCGTACGAGGTCATCGTCGACCGCAGGCAGGCCATCGAGCAGGCGCTGAGAGGAGCGGCGCCGGGCGACATGGTCGTGATTGCTGGCAAGGGTCACGAGACGTACCAGGTCTTCCGGGAACGGGTCATCCACTTTGACGACCGGGAGGTGGTCCGGGAGGTCCTGCGCCGGATGGGCTACGGGGAGGCCACCGAGGGAAAGGCGGAACGACGTGCAGGAGCTTAG
- a CDS encoding penicillin-binding transpeptidase domain-containing protein, translated as MVRYPAISPTGVRRRIAWLLLGTLAAGAALTARLFYLQVVRHGHFTRLALEQRLRPLPLDAQRGTILDRSGNKLAISVSADAVYAVPSEVGDPAGTARKLASVLGMDAGEIEQRLRMRQATVWIARNLGPEQAQAIRTLRLPGIGLVERPQRVYPNGTLAAQVLGITGIDNQGLEGLEFYYDAHLRGVQGRVEAERDAAGREIPGGVSRYVPAEDGHTLVLTIDQVIQYRAERELERAVKETQSDFGLFVAVDPSTGEILAMAQYPGFDPNHYSDYPPEVRRNRAVTDQLEPGSTFKVVTGSAALEAGVVRPDDRFFDPGFVLIGGGKVSCWLPGGHGSQSFVEAVENSCNPVFAIIGAQRLGPALFYKFARAFGFGEPLGIDFPGEAAGSLPVPGSIAHGEILRWANIGFGQGVSVTPLQLVMAAATIANGGVLMKPHLVREIRTADGQVLERTSPMALRRVLSPATAQEFARMMRSVVVNGSGTRAEIPGYRVAGKTGTAQIPRPTGGYGDDTMASFLGFAPVDAPRIVGVVMLYRLKVQPRWGGLWAAPTFKAIMEDALGYLRVPRREEKPKQPSKDANGVQMVLVPNVLYLTAEEAAQKLGAAGLKTGIEGTGRLVVDQIPRGGAEVDPGTRVLLVLDQHVHPVERSEVEVPPVLGKSVRDVAAILAEYGLILHVDGSGFATFQSPSPGTRVPVGSPVEVRFEPPGSGKEASP; from the coding sequence TTGGTACGCTACCCTGCCATTTCACCGACCGGGGTGCGCCGGCGGATCGCGTGGCTCCTCCTGGGGACCCTGGCTGCGGGCGCGGCACTCACCGCACGGCTATTCTACCTGCAGGTGGTACGACACGGCCACTTCACCCGTCTCGCCCTCGAGCAGCGGCTGAGACCGTTGCCCCTCGACGCCCAGCGGGGCACCATCCTCGACCGTTCGGGTAACAAGCTGGCCATCAGCGTCAGCGCCGACGCGGTGTACGCGGTCCCGTCCGAGGTGGGGGACCCGGCCGGTACCGCGCGCAAACTGGCTTCGGTGCTCGGGATGGATGCCGGGGAGATCGAACAGCGCCTGCGGATGCGCCAGGCGACGGTCTGGATCGCGCGCAATCTGGGGCCGGAGCAAGCTCAGGCCATTCGGACGCTCCGCCTGCCAGGCATCGGGCTGGTGGAGCGCCCCCAGCGCGTCTACCCCAACGGCACCCTCGCGGCCCAGGTGCTGGGCATCACGGGGATCGACAACCAGGGGTTGGAAGGGCTCGAGTTTTACTACGATGCGCACCTGCGGGGCGTCCAGGGCAGGGTCGAGGCCGAGCGGGACGCGGCCGGCCGGGAGATCCCCGGCGGCGTGAGCCGCTACGTGCCGGCAGAGGATGGCCACACCCTGGTGCTCACCATCGACCAGGTGATCCAGTACCGGGCCGAGCGGGAGCTGGAGCGGGCCGTCAAGGAGACCCAATCGGACTTCGGGCTGTTCGTCGCCGTCGACCCGTCCACCGGCGAGATCCTGGCGATGGCCCAGTACCCCGGCTTCGACCCCAACCACTACAGCGACTACCCTCCCGAAGTGCGTCGCAACCGGGCCGTCACGGACCAGCTCGAACCCGGCTCGACGTTCAAGGTGGTCACGGGATCCGCCGCGCTGGAGGCCGGCGTCGTCCGGCCCGACGACCGGTTCTTCGACCCGGGCTTCGTGCTGATCGGCGGGGGCAAGGTCAGCTGCTGGCTGCCGGGGGGCCACGGGAGCCAGAGCTTCGTCGAAGCCGTGGAGAATTCGTGCAACCCGGTCTTCGCCATCATCGGAGCCCAGCGCCTCGGCCCTGCACTCTTTTACAAGTTTGCCCGGGCGTTCGGCTTTGGCGAGCCTCTCGGGATCGACTTCCCTGGCGAGGCAGCGGGCTCCCTGCCGGTCCCGGGCTCGATCGCCCACGGCGAGATCCTCCGGTGGGCCAACATCGGGTTCGGGCAAGGGGTCTCGGTGACGCCGCTGCAGCTGGTGATGGCGGCTGCCACCATCGCGAACGGCGGGGTATTGATGAAGCCCCATCTGGTGCGGGAGATCCGGACCGCCGACGGGCAGGTGCTGGAGCGCACCTCTCCCATGGCCCTGCGGCGGGTCCTCTCGCCGGCCACGGCACAGGAGTTTGCCCGGATGATGCGCAGCGTCGTGGTCAACGGTTCCGGGACCCGGGCGGAGATTCCTGGTTACCGCGTCGCCGGCAAGACCGGTACGGCCCAGATCCCTCGGCCGACGGGGGGTTACGGTGACGACACGATGGCCTCGTTCTTGGGCTTCGCCCCCGTGGACGCTCCACGCATCGTGGGCGTGGTCATGCTCTACAGGCTGAAGGTGCAGCCTCGGTGGGGCGGGTTGTGGGCGGCTCCCACCTTCAAGGCGATCATGGAAGACGCCCTGGGGTATTTACGGGTGCCCCGCCGGGAGGAGAAACCGAAGCAACCTTCCAAGGACGCCAACGGCGTCCAGATGGTGCTGGTGCCCAACGTGCTCTACCTGACGGCCGAAGAGGCCGCCCAGAAGCTCGGCGCCGCCGGGCTCAAGACGGGGATCGAGGGCACCGGCCGGCTCGTCGTCGACCAGATCCCGAGGGGCGGAGCCGAAGTGGATCCAGGGACGCGGGTGCTGCTGGTCCTCGACCAGCACGTCCACCCGGTGGAGCGGAGCGAAGTGGAGGTGCCGCCGGTCCTGGGCAAGAGCGTGAGGGACGTAGCTGCCATCCTGGCGGAGTACGGCCTCATCCTGCACGTGGACGGCTCGGGATTCGCCACGTTTCAGAGTCCGAGCCCGGGGACCCGCGTGCCGGTCGGCAGCCCGGTGGAGGTGCGGTTCGAGCCTCCCGGGAGCGGAAAGGAAGCGTCACCGTGA
- a CDS encoding FtsB/FtsL family cell division protein, which translates to MRASLVDRREWWEERETPAPAEPAAAVWQRPSRLVAAWMVGVATVVAFSAAYLSLMVRMTLVSRQVESLEQQLAMEKRRGQALEVALARELSPEKTEELARVQLAMVKPKQVRLLPVEPAPATSEVQLARVHELSLQQVRRADERGRGPAGLVARVASALGQLLVDKPAALARQLPRWP; encoded by the coding sequence GTGCGCGCTAGCCTCGTCGACCGCCGGGAATGGTGGGAGGAGCGGGAGACGCCGGCTCCGGCGGAGCCAGCGGCCGCGGTATGGCAGCGACCGTCTCGCCTGGTGGCGGCGTGGATGGTGGGAGTGGCCACGGTGGTGGCTTTCTCCGCCGCCTATTTGAGCCTGATGGTGCGCATGACCCTGGTCTCCCGCCAGGTAGAGAGCCTGGAGCAACAGCTCGCGATGGAAAAGCGGCGAGGGCAGGCGCTCGAAGTGGCGCTTGCTCGGGAGCTCTCTCCCGAAAAGACGGAGGAGCTGGCCCGAGTGCAGCTGGCGATGGTCAAGCCGAAGCAAGTCCGGCTGCTGCCGGTCGAGCCCGCGCCCGCGACGTCCGAGGTGCAGCTTGCCAGAGTCCACGAGCTGTCGCTGCAGCAGGTCCGCAGGGCGGACGAGCGCGGGAGGGGCCCGGCCGGACTGGTGGCCCGGGTTGCCTCGGCCCTCGGGCAGCTCCTCGTCGACAAGCCTGCCGCCCTGGCGCGCCAGCTTCCCCGGTGGCCGTAG
- the rsmH gene encoding 16S rRNA (cytosine(1402)-N(4))-methyltransferase RsmH has translation MVDRLEWEHRPVMVREVIRWLEPRPGGLYVDATVGGGGHARALLEAAGGQARLIGLDRDPEALEVAARNLEAWSDRVALLHADFSELGAKLREIHAGAVDGVIFDLGVSTHQLEDPRRGFTYQVPDAPLDMRMDPRLAVTAADLLQRLDVRELADLFRRYGEERWASRIARFVVEQRARRAIRTAGELVECIKAAVPASARRKGGHPARRVFQALRIAVNAELEQLERALPQALEALKPGGRVVVISFHSLEDRLVKQAWVRAAREGQPVRVRILTSRPERPGPQEVAQNPRARSARLRAAERVLASEGNA, from the coding sequence GTGGTGGACAGGTTGGAGTGGGAGCACCGGCCCGTGATGGTCCGGGAGGTGATCCGCTGGCTCGAGCCCCGGCCGGGCGGCCTCTACGTGGATGCGACCGTCGGAGGCGGAGGCCATGCCCGCGCGCTACTCGAGGCGGCCGGTGGCCAGGCCCGTCTCATCGGATTGGACCGGGATCCGGAAGCGCTCGAGGTGGCCGCCAGGAATCTCGAGGCATGGAGCGACCGCGTCGCTTTATTGCACGCGGATTTTTCTGAACTCGGGGCGAAACTTCGGGAAATCCATGCCGGCGCAGTCGATGGCGTCATCTTCGATCTGGGCGTGTCGACCCACCAACTGGAAGATCCGAGGCGGGGCTTCACGTACCAGGTACCCGACGCTCCTCTCGACATGCGGATGGATCCGCGGCTGGCGGTCACGGCGGCCGACCTTCTCCAGCGACTGGACGTGCGCGAACTGGCCGATCTCTTCCGCCGTTACGGCGAAGAGCGCTGGGCTTCTCGTATCGCCCGGTTCGTGGTGGAGCAAAGGGCGCGGCGCGCCATCCGAACGGCGGGCGAGCTCGTGGAGTGCATCAAGGCGGCCGTTCCGGCCTCTGCTCGCAGGAAAGGGGGACATCCCGCCCGGCGCGTCTTCCAGGCGCTTCGCATCGCGGTCAACGCCGAGCTGGAGCAACTGGAGCGGGCGCTGCCCCAGGCCCTCGAGGCTTTGAAGCCTGGCGGACGGGTGGTGGTCATCAGCTTTCACTCGCTCGAGGATCGCCTGGTCAAACAGGCGTGGGTGCGAGCCGCGCGGGAAGGGCAGCCGGTTCGGGTCCGGATCCTGACGTCCCGTCCCGAGCGGCCAGGTCCGCAAGAGGTGGCCCAAAACCCCCGGGCCCGGAGTGCCCGGCTACGGGCGGCCGAAAGGGTACTGGCCTCGGAAGGGAATGCATAG
- the mraZ gene encoding division/cell wall cluster transcriptional repressor MraZ, with the protein MGEYQHQLDEKGRLIIPARFREELGSPFIATRGLDRCLFAFPAREWSAVEEKLRTLPLTQSDARAFVRMLLAGASPVEIDRAGRALIPPHLRQYAGLAPQREVAVLGVGSRVEIWDLQGWQDYASRAQSSFEAIAEKIVGLGL; encoded by the coding sequence ATGGGGGAGTACCAGCACCAGCTGGACGAGAAGGGGCGGCTCATCATCCCGGCTCGCTTCCGGGAGGAACTGGGCAGCCCGTTCATCGCCACGCGCGGGCTCGACCGCTGTCTGTTCGCCTTTCCGGCCCGGGAGTGGAGCGCGGTGGAGGAGAAGCTCCGGACGCTGCCGCTCACCCAGAGCGACGCCCGGGCTTTCGTGAGGATGCTGCTCGCCGGCGCATCTCCGGTCGAGATCGACCGTGCGGGGCGAGCCTTGATCCCCCCGCACTTGCGCCAGTACGCAGGCCTCGCCCCGCAACGGGAGGTCGCGGTGCTGGGGGTCGGGAGCCGGGTGGAGATATGGGATCTGCAGGGGTGGCAAGATTACGCCAGCCGGGCCCAGAGCAGCTTCGAAGCCATCGCCGAGAAGATCGTGGGGCTCGGCTTGTAG